A window of Fluoribacter dumoffii NY 23 contains these coding sequences:
- a CDS encoding SDR family NAD(P)-dependent oxidoreductase has protein sequence MNTLVITGISRGIGLATAQLFLANNWSVIGTSTSGHTPLKHKNLKIHTLNLADSEQIKHFATQLTNIDVLINNAAVLLENWQEEKISLNQLKETFAINVFGTIDLTEQCLPKLTPRGQIINISSGWGTFSSNSSASVPHYKMSKACLNMYTLLLAKRLPEIVVSSFDPGWVKTDMGTLDAPKPPAQTAHELYELVNKKKKSGSFWHEGEIRDW, from the coding sequence GTGAACACTCTTGTTATTACAGGGATTAGTCGAGGTATAGGGCTTGCAACAGCTCAACTCTTTTTAGCAAATAACTGGTCTGTAATCGGAACATCAACGAGTGGCCATACTCCTCTCAAACATAAAAACTTGAAAATCCATACCCTTAATTTGGCAGACTCCGAGCAAATTAAGCACTTTGCCACCCAGTTAACGAACATAGATGTTTTAATTAATAATGCTGCGGTACTTTTGGAGAATTGGCAGGAGGAGAAAATCAGTCTAAACCAGTTAAAGGAAACTTTTGCTATTAATGTATTTGGGACTATTGATTTAACTGAGCAATGCCTTCCTAAATTAACTCCCCGCGGTCAGATAATTAATATTTCTTCAGGATGGGGTACTTTCAGTTCCAACAGTTCTGCTTCTGTACCGCATTATAAAATGTCAAAAGCCTGTCTGAATATGTATACCTTACTTTTAGCAAAACGGTTACCGGAAATAGTTGTTTCGAGTTTTGACCCAGGATGGGTTAAAACGGATATGGGCACCCTTGATGCACCCAAACCTCCAGCGCAAACAGCACACGAGCTTTACGAGCTGGTCAATAAGAAAAAAAAGAGTGGTTCTTTCTGGCATGAAGGAGAAATTAGAGATTGGTAA
- a CDS encoding PHA/PHB synthase family protein, with translation MTHDKELGELLQAIAEKSLQMITDIKETPLRLTLILNQYIELTEHFQNVMHILLQNPEKIWEMQLAYWKDAFNLAQAQMQHWLNGTPMPINDPRFREEDWLNNPFFNMLTQHYLLASQHMNTLFEQLEYPDQSTAKRLQFFTKQYLDALSPANFIHTNPQIMDETLKTHGKNLLHGLHNLLSDLETDSSRLMIKMTDTEAFKLGENIAVTPGKVIFRNNMMELIQYTPQTTQVKSTPLLIIPPWINKYYIMDLSPHNSLVRWLVKHGITVFIISWINPDSNFSHKSLYDYLNEGPLTAISTIRKQLGVKQVNTMGFCIGGTLLSMVLAYNKAHQDNSIRSATFLASMIDFSDPGDIAVFIDEQQISKLENEMKTKGYLAGKFMASSFNSLRANDLIWSFFIKNYLRGKNPVPFDILYWNSDCTNMPATMHSQYLRWMYLHNDLVKPGKIHLNHTPIDVSSIEIPTFFLSTEKDHIAPWKTTYLGFKLMKGPKRFVLGGSGHIAGIINAPEAKKYSYKVNIHAPAHAEQWLEQATEYPGSWWPEWLKWLNPHSGKLVQAPDFEQLPFKPIMDAPGSYVLKK, from the coding sequence ATGACCCATGACAAAGAGCTTGGAGAACTGCTGCAAGCCATAGCGGAAAAAAGTCTGCAAATGATTACGGATATTAAAGAAACTCCTTTACGACTTACACTTATCCTCAACCAGTATATTGAGCTGACTGAGCATTTTCAAAATGTAATGCATATCCTTCTCCAGAACCCGGAAAAAATCTGGGAAATGCAGCTTGCCTACTGGAAAGATGCTTTTAATTTAGCGCAAGCACAAATGCAGCATTGGTTAAATGGAACCCCCATGCCTATAAATGATCCTCGTTTTCGTGAGGAAGACTGGCTTAATAATCCATTTTTTAATATGCTCACCCAGCATTACCTTTTGGCCAGCCAACATATGAATACTTTATTTGAACAGCTGGAATATCCGGATCAGAGCACAGCAAAACGTCTGCAATTTTTTACCAAGCAATATTTGGATGCCCTGTCTCCTGCTAATTTTATTCATACCAATCCTCAAATTATGGATGAAACATTGAAAACCCATGGCAAAAATTTGTTGCATGGACTTCATAATTTGCTGTCTGACTTGGAAACTGATTCCTCCCGTCTCATGATTAAAATGACCGATACCGAGGCATTTAAGTTAGGCGAAAATATTGCCGTTACGCCGGGTAAAGTAATTTTCCGCAACAACATGATGGAACTTATCCAGTACACCCCGCAAACAACCCAAGTTAAATCAACCCCTCTGCTTATCATTCCGCCTTGGATAAACAAATATTATATAATGGATTTAAGCCCGCATAATTCGTTGGTACGCTGGTTAGTAAAGCATGGAATCACCGTATTTATTATTTCCTGGATCAATCCAGACTCAAATTTTTCTCATAAAAGCTTGTATGATTATTTAAATGAAGGGCCTTTAACCGCAATTAGCACGATTCGAAAACAACTGGGTGTAAAGCAGGTTAATACCATGGGATTTTGTATTGGGGGAACGCTTCTCTCCATGGTACTTGCCTATAATAAAGCACACCAGGACAATTCCATTCGCAGCGCCACTTTTCTGGCTTCAATGATTGATTTCAGCGACCCGGGAGATATTGCTGTATTCATTGACGAACAGCAAATTTCAAAGCTGGAAAATGAAATGAAAACAAAAGGTTACCTTGCGGGAAAATTTATGGCATCAAGCTTTAATTCACTCCGGGCAAATGACCTGATTTGGTCTTTCTTTATTAAAAATTATCTCCGTGGTAAAAATCCGGTACCTTTCGATATATTATATTGGAACTCAGATTGCACTAACATGCCGGCCACCATGCATTCCCAGTATTTAAGATGGATGTATTTGCATAATGATTTGGTGAAACCCGGTAAAATTCACCTTAATCATACTCCAATTGATGTCAGCTCAATTGAAATCCCCACTTTTTTCCTCTCCACAGAAAAAGATCATATAGCCCCATGGAAAACAACCTATTTAGGATTCAAACTGATGAAAGGTCCCAAACGCTTTGTTCTTGGCGGGTCGGGGCATATTGCAGGGATTATCAATGCGCCTGAAGCAAAAAAATACAGCTATAAAGTAAATATCCATGCTCCTGCACATGCAGAGCAATGGCTCGAACAAGCAACTGAATATCCCGGCTCCTGGTGGCCAGAATGGTTAAAATGGCTAAATCCTCATTCCGGAAAACTTGTTCAGGCTCCTGATTTTGAGCAACTGCCCTTTAAGCCGATTATGGATGCGCCTGGTAGTTATGTTTTAAAAAAATAA
- a CDS encoding AMP-binding protein, with translation MEQMTWKERQQQRARKWIRALLARWFKVEIRGDYHPKSNSVIIANRTSTIDLLLLAAFLPEQLTVAFPPHSSGKLWMKMMKLFADVLIIDSTNAFAARALVKAIREGKRCVIFPQGIGMQEESLKVFDAPGMVLQKAGSSVIPVRIDGAQHSIFSISKDKHLIRLFPKIILHVLPTQSFVQDKNKALDRNAMSTRLFRLISELTFANSFQPMSMFEALIQGTALGTKNKARIEDANRAPLTPKQFLARCFILGRQIKKQTQAGEHVGLMLPTTTAGMITFFALHAYRRIPAMLNFSLGLHNLLATCNVAEVKTIYTARQFITTAKLEGLVEGLQKAGITIYFLEDFKTSVKLGHKLSGLLKGTFPSHAYRLIGNPVSPEDTGVILFTSGSEGIPKGVVLTHANLLANCAQLTSRVDFSFRDKFFNSLPIFHCFGLTTGSILPLLHGISCFYYPSPLHYKIIPGLVYQTGATIMFGTDTFLTGYARAAERHDFSSVRYIFAGAEKVKPETIRHWIDTFGVKIYEGYGATEAAPVISMNCPLASIPGSVGMLLPFMESRIKPVDGIAEGGRLILRGPNVMKGYLSSECPGKIISPVDGWHDTGDIVTMDEEGFITIAGRAKRFAKIAGEMVSLTAVEGVAASIWPELLHAAVSKSSPKKGEKIILYSEALNADKASFVKRIQELDYSELLIPHRIFPGSKIPVLPSGKIDYVTIEKILEEEVA, from the coding sequence ATGGAACAAATGACCTGGAAGGAAAGACAACAACAGCGTGCGCGTAAATGGATTCGAGCCCTTTTAGCCCGCTGGTTTAAAGTAGAAATACGTGGTGATTATCACCCCAAATCTAACTCAGTCATTATTGCCAATCGAACCTCGACAATTGATTTGCTTTTGCTTGCAGCTTTCTTACCTGAGCAATTGACCGTAGCTTTTCCACCTCATTCATCGGGTAAACTCTGGATGAAAATGATGAAGCTTTTTGCGGATGTCCTTATCATTGACTCCACTAATGCTTTTGCTGCAAGGGCATTGGTAAAAGCAATACGGGAAGGGAAGCGTTGTGTAATCTTTCCTCAGGGAATTGGAATGCAGGAAGAGAGCCTGAAAGTTTTTGATGCTCCGGGAATGGTTTTACAAAAAGCAGGTTCTTCGGTCATCCCCGTACGTATCGATGGCGCTCAGCACAGTATTTTTTCAATAAGTAAAGACAAACACCTTATTCGTTTATTCCCAAAAATCATTTTGCATGTCTTGCCCACCCAATCCTTCGTACAGGATAAAAACAAGGCACTTGACCGCAACGCGATGAGCACCCGTTTGTTTCGTTTAATCAGCGAGCTTACTTTTGCAAACAGCTTTCAACCCATGTCCATGTTTGAAGCGCTTATCCAGGGAACTGCCCTGGGAACAAAAAATAAGGCCCGGATTGAAGATGCAAATCGTGCGCCTTTAACTCCCAAGCAATTTCTTGCGCGTTGCTTTATTTTAGGCCGGCAAATTAAAAAACAGACTCAGGCAGGAGAGCATGTAGGACTGATGTTACCTACTACTACGGCGGGCATGATCACTTTTTTTGCCTTGCATGCCTATCGGCGAATCCCCGCCATGCTCAATTTTAGCCTTGGACTTCATAATTTATTAGCTACGTGTAACGTTGCAGAAGTAAAAACAATTTATACGGCAAGACAGTTCATTACCACTGCAAAGCTGGAAGGCTTGGTCGAGGGCTTACAAAAGGCAGGGATTACCATTTATTTTCTCGAAGATTTTAAAACTTCCGTTAAGCTGGGACATAAACTTTCTGGATTGCTCAAAGGGACATTTCCTTCTCATGCCTATAGATTAATTGGAAATCCGGTTTCTCCCGAGGATACCGGGGTTATATTATTTACATCAGGTTCAGAAGGCATTCCCAAGGGAGTGGTCTTGACGCATGCCAATTTGCTGGCAAATTGTGCCCAATTAACTTCCCGGGTAGACTTCTCTTTTCGTGATAAATTTTTTAATTCCCTACCCATATTCCATTGCTTTGGGTTAACTACCGGTTCAATTCTTCCTCTTCTCCATGGCATCAGTTGCTTTTATTATCCCTCTCCCCTGCATTATAAGATAATTCCTGGGTTGGTCTATCAAACCGGGGCTACCATCATGTTTGGAACGGATACTTTTTTAACTGGTTATGCCCGAGCTGCAGAGCGGCATGATTTTAGCAGCGTGCGGTATATTTTTGCAGGCGCTGAGAAAGTAAAGCCTGAGACGATTCGCCACTGGATAGACACCTTCGGAGTAAAAATATATGAGGGCTATGGTGCTACAGAAGCTGCGCCGGTAATTTCCATGAATTGCCCCCTGGCTTCTATTCCAGGAAGTGTAGGGATGCTATTGCCATTTATGGAAAGCAGGATTAAACCGGTCGACGGTATTGCTGAGGGCGGGCGTTTAATATTGCGCGGTCCTAATGTAATGAAGGGTTATCTCTCCTCTGAGTGCCCGGGAAAGATTATCTCTCCGGTAGATGGATGGCATGATACAGGCGACATTGTCACCATGGATGAGGAAGGATTCATCACCATTGCCGGGCGGGCAAAACGATTTGCTAAAATTGCCGGTGAAATGGTATCTCTTACTGCGGTAGAAGGGGTTGCTGCTTCTATTTGGCCGGAGCTGCTGCATGCCGCTGTGAGTAAGAGCAGTCCCAAAAAAGGTGAAAAAATTATTTTGTATAGTGAAGCCCTCAACGCTGATAAAGCAAGTTTTGTAAAAAGAATACAAGAGCTCGATTATTCAGAATTACTTATCCCTCATCGAATTTTTCCCGGAAGCAAGATTCCAGTTTTGCCCTCAGGAAAAATTGATTACGTAACTATTGAAAAAATATTGGAAGAAGAAGTTGCTTAA
- a CDS encoding TVP38/TMEM64 family protein: MSWVHHLGWFAPLLFLIIYCFATIMFLPTMVITLAGGALFGPFFGTLLNLIGATSGAAFSFLITRHLVYNWFSQRKGKRLKKLISAVEQKGWLIVAVLRLFPIIPFNIVNYGLGLTGIGFRSYLITTFIFLVPAEIIYTYFGYAGMEALLQQGAFYKNKEILIAGLAILVLCFIKILHLNNFRFRYSKKKIID, from the coding sequence ATGAGTTGGGTTCACCATCTTGGTTGGTTTGCACCTCTTCTATTTTTAATTATATATTGTTTTGCAACCATTATGTTTTTACCCACTATGGTAATCACCTTAGCGGGAGGGGCTCTTTTTGGACCCTTTTTCGGCACCCTTCTCAATTTAATCGGTGCAACAAGCGGTGCTGCATTTTCTTTTTTAATCACCCGGCATTTGGTTTATAACTGGTTTTCGCAAAGGAAAGGAAAAAGACTAAAAAAATTGATTTCCGCCGTAGAGCAAAAAGGGTGGCTGATTGTAGCCGTTCTAAGATTGTTTCCCATTATTCCATTTAATATAGTGAATTATGGTTTAGGTCTGACGGGAATCGGATTTCGCTCCTATCTAATCACTACCTTTATTTTTCTGGTTCCGGCCGAGATTATTTATACTTATTTTGGTTATGCAGGAATGGAGGCTCTATTACAACAAGGTGCATTTTATAAAAATAAAGAAATTCTGATTGCAGGTTTAGCTATCCTCGTTCTGTGTTTTATAAAAATCCTGCATCTCAATAATTTCCGTTTCAGATACTCAAAAAAGAAGATAATTGATTAA
- a CDS encoding aminotransferase class IV: protein MIRTRVFTEDDSCVVFPIDDRIFLGEGLFETLKVEGAKPCYANLHWQRLSESAPKMGIPFDLSYEQWLEHLLHKIKRDNLYHGGLKAILSGGSAPRGLGAHGQISHLAFQTFNYTVETHPLRLVSASWLRDENNPVYQVKSVNYLEAILARRQANATGADDALFFNLQHHATETTCANLFLIKNQSLMTPPLGDGVLPGITRSRVLQLSTQQGIMCKEISLTKPMLEEADALFVTNSLQGIRPICSLDNREFNVSHPLLNQLSSFLSI, encoded by the coding sequence ATGATAAGAACACGAGTATTTACAGAAGACGATAGCTGTGTTGTATTTCCAATCGATGACCGCATCTTTCTAGGTGAAGGTTTGTTCGAGACGCTTAAGGTGGAGGGCGCTAAGCCTTGCTATGCCAATTTACATTGGCAGCGCCTCAGTGAGTCAGCCCCAAAAATGGGCATCCCCTTTGATCTGTCTTATGAGCAGTGGTTAGAGCATTTGCTTCATAAAATTAAACGGGATAATTTATATCACGGCGGCCTCAAAGCAATCTTGAGCGGGGGATCTGCGCCCCGGGGCTTAGGAGCTCATGGACAGATAAGCCACCTTGCATTTCAGACTTTTAACTATACTGTGGAAACGCATCCACTACGTTTGGTTAGTGCTTCATGGTTAAGAGATGAAAACAACCCCGTATATCAGGTTAAGTCAGTTAATTATCTGGAGGCTATCCTCGCCCGTCGTCAAGCAAATGCAACAGGGGCTGATGACGCCTTGTTTTTTAACTTGCAGCATCATGCTACAGAAACCACCTGCGCTAATTTGTTCTTGATAAAAAACCAAAGTTTGATGACCCCGCCCCTGGGGGATGGTGTGCTTCCCGGCATTACTCGCTCCAGAGTACTCCAACTTTCGACCCAACAAGGCATAATGTGTAAAGAAATTTCTTTAACAAAACCCATGCTGGAAGAGGCAGACGCCCTTTTTGTGACTAATTCACTACAGGGGATTCGGCCCATATGTTCTCTGGATAATAGGGAGTTTAATGTATCGCATCCGTTGCTTAATCAATTATCTTCTTTTTTGAGTATCTGA
- a CDS encoding PA3496 family putative envelope integrity protein, giving the protein MSDLFEDDEDAVVEVGEDFVDVDSELDVEAEVMETIPRGLDARRRLENMLDEKRLRDELDDFGDY; this is encoded by the coding sequence ATGAGTGATTTATTTGAAGATGATGAAGATGCTGTTGTTGAAGTCGGGGAAGACTTCGTTGATGTCGATAGTGAGTTAGATGTTGAGGCTGAGGTTATGGAAACCATTCCTCGGGGGCTGGATGCACGCAGACGCTTGGAAAACATGTTGGATGAAAAACGTTTACGTGATGAACTTGACGATTTTGGGGATTATTAA
- a CDS encoding 5-formyltetrahydrofolate cyclo-ligase gives MSDQVKQALRDTMKQIRSKISVSYRATASTQICDRIRLLDEYRNAKQIALYFAVNGEIDLNELWKNALSQGKTCYFPVLNEEDFTLSFLPATTDTPFHKNRFGIAEPAVSPDLSIPVQELDLTLVPLVAFDVRCNRLGMGAGYYDRTFKGRGNCLFGVAYQFQRVDHLEPEPWDVQLNAVITQRAIYWYGGY, from the coding sequence ATGAGCGATCAAGTCAAACAGGCTTTAAGAGATACAATGAAACAAATAAGATCCAAGATATCTGTTTCGTATCGTGCCACAGCGTCCACTCAAATATGCGATCGTATCCGTTTATTGGATGAATATCGCAATGCCAAACAGATTGCACTTTATTTTGCCGTGAATGGCGAAATTGATTTGAATGAACTTTGGAAAAATGCGCTCTCCCAGGGAAAAACATGTTATTTTCCTGTCCTTAATGAGGAAGATTTTACCCTTTCTTTTTTACCGGCAACGACTGATACCCCTTTTCACAAAAATCGTTTTGGAATCGCTGAACCTGCTGTAAGTCCAGATTTATCCATTCCCGTTCAAGAACTGGATTTAACCTTAGTTCCCTTAGTGGCTTTTGATGTACGATGTAATCGCCTGGGCATGGGAGCTGGATATTACGACCGTACATTTAAAGGAAGGGGAAATTGCCTGTTTGGGGTAGCCTACCAATTCCAACGCGTAGATCATCTTGAACCCGAGCCTTGGGATGTGCAGCTCAACGCAGTAATTACGCAACGTGCCATTTATTGGTATGGCGGATATTAG
- a CDS encoding P-II family nitrogen regulator: MKMIMAIIKPFKLDDVHEALMEIGVPGITISETRGFGRQKGHTELYRGAEYVVDFLPKIKIELALPDNMVEPAIEAICRSAYTGKIGDGKIFVYELQQVVRVRTGEINADALT, encoded by the coding sequence ATGAAAATGATTATGGCAATTATTAAGCCTTTTAAACTGGATGATGTGCATGAAGCTTTAATGGAAATAGGGGTTCCGGGAATAACTATTTCCGAGACCCGCGGCTTTGGCCGGCAAAAAGGCCACACAGAGTTATATCGAGGTGCTGAATATGTGGTGGATTTCCTCCCCAAAATTAAAATCGAATTAGCCTTGCCTGATAACATGGTGGAGCCGGCAATTGAAGCGATTTGCAGATCTGCATACACGGGTAAAATCGGTGATGGCAAAATTTTTGTTTATGAGTTACAGCAAGTAGTTCGAGTGCGTACCGGAGAAATCAATGCGGATGCTTTAACCTAA
- the ubiK gene encoding ubiquinone biosynthesis accessory factor UbiK: MFDPKQFDDLAKKLFAALPSSLQNIEKDIQQKFKEVLQAAFAHMDLITREEFDVQTKVLARTREKVEHLQKQIDILVAQLNKEQK; the protein is encoded by the coding sequence ATGTTCGACCCCAAACAATTTGACGATCTGGCAAAAAAACTTTTTGCTGCTCTTCCTTCAAGTCTACAGAATATTGAAAAAGACATTCAACAAAAATTTAAAGAGGTGCTGCAAGCTGCTTTTGCTCATATGGATCTCATCACTCGTGAAGAATTTGATGTGCAAACCAAAGTGCTTGCTCGCACACGAGAAAAAGTAGAGCACCTTCAAAAACAAATCGATATTCTGGTAGCCCAGCTTAACAAAGAACAAAAGTAA
- a CDS encoding YifB family Mg chelatase-like AAA ATPase, giving the protein MNLAFTKTRSTVGILAQPVAVEVHLSNGLPGFTIVGLAETAVKESKDRVRSAIINSQFEFPCRKITVNLGPADLPKTGSGFDLPIALGILAASNQIPQIQLTHHEFIGELALSGELRGISSIIPAVLAANKDKSLLIIASANAHEASLTGYEHIFSARNLREVCSYLCQGTSLHSLPPKPESRLLRQEEDWSDIKGQFHAKKAMEIAAHGGHSILLSGAPGSGKTMLAKRFNSLLPPLSESEALECVAINSIRGKLPDFNEWRIPPFRAPHHTASPVSLVGGGNPPKPGEISLAHHGVLFLDELPEFNRQVLETLRQPLEEGAICISRAAAQIEFPAKFQLVAAMNPCPCGQWGNPQANCLCSPDRIKRYHAKISAPLLDRIDMHISIQALNQEELIAPNRNPAKQSELIREQVIKVRTIQLERQNCLNANLGANNCEKFCALGTQEQNFLRQAMLQFKLSARGYHRLLKVARTIADINESSKVCLDHLQQALSFRHTLRTPG; this is encoded by the coding sequence ATGAATCTTGCGTTTACGAAAACACGTAGTACTGTTGGGATATTGGCACAACCCGTGGCAGTAGAAGTTCACCTGTCAAATGGTTTGCCGGGTTTTACTATAGTAGGGCTTGCTGAAACCGCAGTGAAGGAAAGTAAAGATCGCGTTCGTTCTGCGATCATCAACAGTCAATTTGAATTCCCCTGCCGTAAAATTACTGTGAATTTGGGGCCTGCAGATTTACCTAAAACAGGAAGTGGCTTTGATTTGCCAATTGCCCTGGGGATCCTGGCTGCTTCAAACCAGATTCCCCAAATTCAATTAACGCACCATGAATTTATTGGGGAACTTGCTTTAAGCGGTGAACTCCGAGGTATCTCCTCTATTATCCCTGCAGTTTTAGCAGCGAATAAAGATAAAAGCTTGTTGATTATCGCCAGTGCAAATGCCCATGAAGCCTCTTTAACCGGATATGAACACATTTTCAGTGCACGCAATTTGCGTGAAGTATGCAGCTATCTTTGCCAGGGTACTTCATTACACTCGCTGCCGCCAAAGCCAGAATCCCGTTTATTGCGCCAGGAAGAAGATTGGTCGGATATCAAAGGGCAGTTTCACGCCAAAAAAGCAATGGAAATTGCCGCCCATGGCGGACACAGTATTCTTCTCAGTGGTGCTCCAGGAAGCGGAAAAACCATGTTAGCCAAACGTTTTAATTCGTTATTGCCCCCATTATCTGAAAGTGAAGCCCTGGAATGTGTGGCCATTAATTCCATTCGTGGTAAGTTACCCGATTTTAATGAATGGCGTATTCCTCCTTTTCGCGCCCCCCATCATACGGCTTCACCTGTTTCTTTAGTTGGCGGCGGAAATCCTCCAAAACCAGGAGAAATATCGCTGGCTCATCATGGGGTCTTGTTTCTGGATGAATTACCCGAATTCAACAGGCAAGTTCTAGAAACGCTAAGGCAACCCTTGGAGGAAGGGGCAATATGCATTTCCCGGGCCGCAGCCCAGATAGAATTCCCAGCGAAATTTCAGCTGGTCGCCGCAATGAATCCCTGTCCGTGTGGACAATGGGGTAATCCGCAAGCAAACTGCCTGTGCAGTCCGGATCGCATCAAACGATATCATGCCAAAATTTCCGCCCCATTGCTGGATCGCATTGATATGCATATTTCCATTCAGGCGCTCAATCAGGAGGAATTAATTGCCCCCAATAGGAACCCTGCCAAACAAAGTGAATTGATAAGAGAACAAGTCATTAAAGTGCGAACCATCCAGCTCGAGCGGCAAAATTGCCTGAACGCCAATTTAGGCGCAAATAACTGTGAAAAATTTTGTGCATTAGGGACTCAAGAGCAAAATTTTTTACGCCAGGCTATGCTCCAATTTAAACTGTCTGCGCGCGGATATCACCGGTTATTGAAAGTTGCCCGAACTATTGCCGACATCAACGAAAGCAGCAAGGTGTGTCTGGATCATTTACAACAAGCCTTATCGTTCCGGCATACTTTACGCACACCGGGATGA
- a CDS encoding glycosyltransferase family 87 protein, protein MSNRYQQVFIFILLSFYCLLVYFIVNHLQRVDFSSFYMSSQAFSQGENPYINFYTTFLPSVKILPANLNPPFVLWGFNFLTRFSYSHALLIWLSISFISGLIGITIAFYYAFSRQFLQNHYATLYLLYFAFFPTLMSLATQQFGGILLFLIMVGYHFYLKRHDYVAGICWGIIIAIKLFPALLFFYVLKQNRKRVFATMLLTFCIAVFFPLFHHGSEIYQHYFRMMRGVFWYGDNWNASVYGFIFRLCFGGEKLPDMWYLKLVNLLQSILFLILLFWYWRKMGTVEKGRINHQPFCFTLAMMLLLSPFGWLYYFPLLIFPMILIWFAALKEKGSSQKTVLIWLISLFLLNFPVDYVNSQLMTHVLVRVSFYSTFFYGLVLLIYLLGRKQKIYGNNEIQFDGTLHYSIPVIRIIFIFGVFVPVIYYLARIFNLFFGITLISP, encoded by the coding sequence ATGAGTAATCGCTATCAGCAAGTATTCATTTTTATCTTGCTGAGTTTCTATTGCTTGCTTGTCTATTTCATTGTAAATCATTTGCAAAGGGTTGATTTTTCCTCTTTTTATATGTCATCTCAAGCGTTCTCTCAGGGAGAGAATCCTTATATAAATTTCTATACTACTTTTTTGCCTTCCGTAAAAATTTTACCTGCGAACTTAAACCCCCCTTTTGTTTTGTGGGGGTTTAATTTTTTGACCCGATTCAGCTATTCCCATGCCTTGCTTATCTGGTTGAGCATTTCTTTTATTTCAGGATTAATCGGTATTACCATTGCTTTTTACTATGCCTTTTCCCGGCAGTTTTTACAAAATCATTATGCCACCTTATATCTGCTTTATTTCGCATTTTTCCCAACATTAATGAGTCTGGCAACCCAGCAATTCGGCGGGATTTTATTGTTTTTAATTATGGTGGGCTATCACTTTTATTTGAAGCGCCACGATTATGTTGCAGGTATTTGCTGGGGTATTATTATTGCAATCAAATTATTTCCTGCATTGTTATTTTTTTATGTTTTAAAACAAAATCGTAAGCGTGTTTTTGCAACCATGTTGCTTACCTTTTGCATTGCTGTTTTTTTTCCCTTATTTCATCATGGCTCTGAAATTTATCAACACTATTTTAGAATGATGAGAGGCGTGTTTTGGTATGGGGATAACTGGAATGCCTCAGTTTATGGATTTATTTTTCGTTTATGTTTTGGGGGAGAAAAACTCCCTGATATGTGGTATTTAAAACTGGTTAATTTATTACAGAGCATTCTTTTTTTAATTTTGCTCTTTTGGTATTGGAGAAAAATGGGCACGGTCGAAAAAGGGCGTATTAATCATCAACCCTTTTGTTTCACTCTGGCCATGATGTTACTCTTGAGTCCTTTTGGGTGGCTTTATTATTTCCCTTTATTAATATTTCCCATGATATTGATTTGGTTTGCTGCCCTAAAAGAAAAGGGTAGCTCTCAAAAAACGGTGTTGATTTGGCTTATCAGTCTTTTTCTGCTCAATTTTCCTGTTGATTATGTCAATAGCCAATTAATGACTCATGTGCTGGTACGGGTCAGTTTCTATTCCACCTTTTTTTATGGTCTGGTGCTGCTCATTTATCTGTTAGGAAGAAAACAAAAAATATACGGAAACAATGAGATTCAATTTGATGGAACACTCCACTATTCCATTCCAGTAATCAGAATCATTTTTATATTCGGAGTGTTCGTGCCGGTAATTTATTACCTGGCCCGTATATTTAATTTGTTTTTTGGAATTACCCTCATTTCCCCTTGA